One genomic segment of Hordeum vulgare subsp. vulgare chromosome 2H, MorexV3_pseudomolecules_assembly, whole genome shotgun sequence includes these proteins:
- the LOC123430924 gene encoding beta-fructofuranosidase, insoluble isoenzyme 7-like, with protein sequence MDGLEHPRNGRTAYHFQPAKFWQNDPNGPLYHNGMYHFFYQYNPHGATWGDGTLSWGHSVSGDLVNWADVGNALDPTSPFDANGCWSGSATVLPGGRPAILYTGIDANRVQVQNVAFAKNPADPLLREWEKPDCNPVMPMPADVTGNNFRDPTEAWRGRDGLWRVGIVAEVGGVGSLLVYRSADFLRWERNAAPLHASDVPVLECPDLFPMAPPGVAEGLDVSASGAGVLHVLKLTDFAKEDHYMVGRYDDEADTFVPAEPERGGDPGNWRRLDHGHLYASKSFYDGRNKRRVLWAWVDENDGGGVARGWAGIQAFPRAIWLDADGKRLVQWPIEEIETLRRKRVGLQWATEVEAGGRKEIAGIVSSQADVEAVFEIPNLEEAETLDPKWLQDPKGLSAEMGASGHGGVGPFGLLVLASGDLEEHTAVFFRVFKHDGKYKVLMCTDLTRSSRKEGINKPSYGAFLDVDVEKDRSISLRTLIDHTVVESFGDGGRTCMTARVYPEHAATGSSRLYAFNYGAGAVKVSKLEAWELATAAVNGGGAM encoded by the exons ATGGATGGACTCGAGCACCCGCGCAATGGCCGGACAGCCTACCACTTCCAGCCGGCCAAGTTCTGGCAGAATG ATCCCAACG GGCCGCTGTACCACAACGGCATGTACCACTTCTTCTACCAGTACAACCCCCATGGCGCCACCTGGGGCGACGGCACGCTCTCATGGGGCCACTCCGTCTCCGGCGACCTCGTGAACTGGGCCGACGTCGGCAACGCGCTCGACCCCACCTCCCCGTTCGACGCCAACGGGTGCTGGTCGGGCTCCGCCACCGTGCTCCCCGGCGGCCGCCCGGCCATCCTCTACACCGGCATCGACGCCAACAGGGTGCAGGTGCAGAACGTGGCCTTCGCCAAGAACCCCGCCGACCCGCTCCTCCGCGAGTGGGAGAAGCCCGACTGCAACCCGGTCATGCCCATGCCGGCGGACGTCACCGGCAACAACTTCCGTGACCCCACGGAGGCGTGGCGCGGCCGCGACGGCCTGTGGAGGGTCGGCATCGTCGCTGAGGTCGGCGGCGTGGGGTCGCTGCTCGTGTACCGGAGCGCGGACTTCCTCCGCTGGGAGCGCAACGCCGCGCCTCTGCACGCCAGCGACGTGCCCGTGCTCGAGTGCCCGGACCTGTTCCCGATGGCGCCGCCCGGCGTGGCGGAGGGGCTCGACGTGTCCGCGAGCGGCGCCGGGGTGCTGCACGTGCTCAAGCTCACGGACTTCGCCAAGGAGGACCACTACATGGTCGGGCGGTACGACGACGAGGCGGACACCTTCGTGCCGGCGGAGCCCGAGCGCGGCGGCGACCCCGGCAACTGGCGCCGGCTCGACCACGGCCACCTGTACGCGTCCAAGTCCTTCTACGACGGCCGCAACAAGCGGCGCGTGCTGTGGGCGTGGGTGgacgagaacgacggcggcggcgtcgcCAGAGGGTGGGCCGGCATCCAGGCGTTCCCGAGGGCGATCTGGCTGGACGCCGACGGGAAGCGGCTGGTGCAGTGGCCAATCGAGGAGATAGAGACGCTGAGGAGGAAGCGCGTCGGCCTGCAGTGGGCGACGGAGGTGGAGGCCGGCGGCAGGAAGGAGATCGCCGGCATCGTGAGCTCGCAGGCGGACGTGGAGGCGGTCTTCGAGATACCGAACCTGGAGGAGGCAGAGACGCTGGACCCGAAGTGGCTGCAGGACCCCAAGGGGCTGTCCGCCGAGATGGGCGCCTCCGGACACGGCGGAGTCGGGCCGTTCGGGCTGCTGGTCTTGGCCTCCGGCGACCTGGAGGAGCACACCGCCGTCTTCTTCAGGGTGTTCAAGCACGATGGCAAGTACAAGGTCCTCATGTGCACCGACCTGACAAG GTCGTCGAGGAAAGAGGGGATAAACAAGCCATCCTACGGCGCATTTCTGGACGTGGACGTGGAGAAGGACAGGAGCATCTCGCTCAGAACACTG ATCGATCACACGGTGGTGGAGAGCTTCGGCGACGGCGGGAGGACGTGCATGACGGCCAGGGTGTACCCGGAGCACGCCGCGACGGGCAGCAGCCGGCTGTACGCGTTCAACTACGGCGCCGGCGCCGTGAAGGTGTCCAAGCTCGAGGCGTGGGAGCTGGCGACGGCGGCCGTCAACGGCGGGGGCGCTATGTAG